In uncultured Cohaesibacter sp., a genomic segment contains:
- a CDS encoding DUF465 domain-containing protein, producing the protein MTPEKEAQIRNKLTHLRTEHGDLDLAIQALESRPGGNALPIQRMKKKKLLLKDEIERLENELFPDIIA; encoded by the coding sequence ATGACACCTGAAAAAGAAGCTCAAATCCGCAACAAGCTCACCCATCTGAGAACAGAGCATGGCGACCTCGATCTGGCCATACAGGCCCTTGAATCCCGCCCGGGTGGAAACGCTTTGCCCATTCAGCGCATGAAGAAGAAAAAACTCCTTTTGAAGGATGAAATCGAACGGCTGGAGAATGAACTTTTTCCAGACATCATTGCCTAA
- a CDS encoding DUF465 domain-containing protein: MSLDSRIQELQRKHDELDKEIEEAVTHPSIDDLEIAEMKRRKLSMKDQIAQLRTAS, translated from the coding sequence ATGTCGTTAGATTCTCGTATCCAAGAATTGCAGCGCAAGCATGATGAATTGGATAAGGAAATTGAGGAAGCTGTCACCCACCCTTCTATTGATGACCTTGAGATCGCGGAGATGAAACGACGAAAATTGAGTATGAAAGACCAGATCGCGCAGCTTAGGACTGCCAGCTGA
- the purE gene encoding 5-(carboxyamino)imidazole ribonucleotide mutase: MANTDCPVAIIMGSQSDWPTMKNAADILDTLGVGYEAKIISAHRTPDRMADFAKSARANGFKVIIAGAGGAAHLPGMTAAMTSLPVLGVPVQSRALSGQDSLLSIVQMPAGIPVGTLAIGRAGAINAGLMAAAILATHDDALAEKLDAWRQEQTDSIALAPVDEEV; this comes from the coding sequence ATGGCAAATACTGACTGTCCTGTCGCCATCATCATGGGAAGCCAATCCGATTGGCCGACAATGAAAAATGCCGCAGACATTCTCGACACTCTCGGCGTCGGCTATGAGGCAAAGATCATCTCCGCCCACAGAACACCCGACCGCATGGCCGACTTTGCCAAGTCCGCCCGGGCAAACGGCTTCAAGGTGATCATCGCAGGCGCTGGCGGCGCGGCCCATCTGCCGGGCATGACCGCAGCCATGACCTCCCTGCCCGTTCTCGGCGTACCCGTGCAGTCCCGGGCACTGAGTGGTCAGGATTCCCTTCTCTCCATCGTCCAGATGCCAGCAGGCATTCCCGTTGGCACTCTGGCAATCGGGCGGGCCGGTGCGATCAATGCAGGCCTGATGGCTGCTGCCATTCTGGCCACGCATGATGATGCGCTGGCTGAAAAGCTGGACGCTTGGCGCCAGGAACAAACAGACTCCATCGCACTCGCTCCAGTCGATGAAGAGGTTTAA
- a CDS encoding 5-(carboxyamino)imidazole ribonucleotide synthase, whose amino-acid sequence MLNPGDTIGILGGGQLGRMMALAASRLGLKTHIYCPDPMSPAFDVTAYHTCADYEDEEALEAFAQSVERVTYEFENIPAATVEFLKKRLPVLPNDNVLKTSQDRLTEKSFFKSLNIQTANFHDVTSQESLLEAVETVGLPAMLKTRRFGYDGKGQIFLKKIEDVAGAFEAIGAQPAILESYVPFEREISVIAARNEKGQVVSYDIAENIHKNQILNTTTVPADISAGVAAEARKIGETVAEALDYVGVLAVELFLLPETFERRLIANEMAPRVHNSGHWTESACLVSQFEQHIRAVAGWPLGDTRRHSDVTMTNLIGEDIERREELLSSLATSFHSYGKAETREGRKMGHANHITPIKGS is encoded by the coding sequence ATGCTCAATCCCGGCGATACAATCGGCATTCTAGGCGGCGGACAACTCGGCCGCATGATGGCACTGGCAGCCAGTCGGCTTGGTCTGAAAACCCACATCTACTGCCCGGATCCCATGAGCCCGGCTTTTGATGTCACCGCCTATCATACCTGCGCCGATTATGAGGACGAAGAAGCCCTTGAGGCCTTCGCCCAGTCGGTAGAGCGCGTCACCTATGAATTCGAGAATATCCCCGCTGCAACGGTTGAGTTTCTCAAAAAGCGCCTCCCGGTGTTGCCCAATGACAATGTCCTCAAGACCTCACAGGATCGCCTGACGGAAAAGAGTTTCTTCAAGTCGCTCAACATTCAGACCGCCAATTTCCATGATGTCACCTCGCAGGAAAGCCTGCTTGAAGCGGTGGAAACAGTCGGCCTGCCAGCAATGCTGAAAACCCGCCGCTTCGGCTATGACGGCAAAGGACAGATCTTTCTCAAGAAGATCGAAGATGTTGCCGGTGCCTTTGAGGCCATTGGTGCCCAGCCAGCCATTCTGGAATCCTATGTTCCCTTCGAGCGCGAAATCTCTGTGATCGCCGCACGCAACGAAAAGGGACAGGTCGTCTCTTATGACATCGCCGAAAATATTCACAAGAACCAGATCCTGAATACCACCACAGTGCCCGCCGACATCAGCGCTGGCGTTGCTGCAGAAGCGCGCAAGATCGGCGAAACGGTGGCCGAAGCGCTTGATTATGTCGGCGTGCTGGCTGTCGAGCTCTTCCTGCTACCCGAAACCTTTGAGAGGCGCCTGATCGCCAACGAAATGGCCCCGCGGGTCCACAATTCCGGCCACTGGACAGAGAGCGCCTGCCTTGTCTCGCAGTTCGAGCAGCATATCCGCGCCGTTGCCGGCTGGCCTCTTGGCGACACCAGACGCCACAGCGATGTCACCATGACAAACCTGATAGGAGAGGATATCGAGCGGCGCGAAGAATTGCTCTCCAGTCTGGCCACCTCCTTCCATTCCTATGGCAAGGCAGAAACCAGAGAAGGTCGAAAAATGGGGCATGCAAACCACATCACACCGATCAAAGGCAGCTAA